One window of Trifolium pratense cultivar HEN17-A07 linkage group LG5, ARS_RC_1.1, whole genome shotgun sequence genomic DNA carries:
- the LOC123882954 gene encoding nodulin-1-like, with amino-acid sequence MDMKPIAGMCFFLIIFLATQEQVVQIEAYCEEQSRIFIDECNDPIGDKLCSIICIRKENSIGGSCQNLRCICAIAC; translated from the exons aTGGATATGAAACCTATTGCTGGCATGTGTTTCTTCTTGATTATTTTCTTAGCTACTC AAGAACAAGTGGTGCAAATTGAGGCATATTGTGAGGAACAAAGTCGTATTTTCATTGATGAATGCAATGATCCAATTGGTGACAAACTATGTTCCATTATTTGCATTAgaaaagaaaattcaattgGTGGCTCCTGCCAAAATCTAAGATGCATTTGTGCCATTGCCTGTTGA